AAACGTGTTCAACACAAAgaggaaacgtttttagggacggagggagtaattaGTTGCAGGGTGTAAACTTCTGTATGACGCCTAAATACTCGTATAGTATGATGAATATAGATTTATCATAATCACGATTCACTCGACGATTTATCATAATCACGATTCACTCGACTGATCTGCTGTTAACTTAAATTAAGTGCTGCACACGTATTGCAGGAGGGTGTTGGGGGATCGCGGGGTGAGTTACTGCCACCGGCGGATAGAGGATTTTGAAAATGATATGTCATTACGTAATTACTAATATTAACGAATGTATCTTGATCATTTCATATTGTTTCAAAATATTTTATGATACTATTTACTATCAGTTGCGGATCTTGAGTCTAGCTTATCCGGAAGTATTGGAAATACCATGTACTTCACTACGTATTTTAGTAAATAAGTGAGTATGTCATAAGTCGGTGGTgcaaattcaatttttttttataattttcactaattttttcaacattttttatatttatatgtaaAAAATTACTTATATGTAATTAAAAGTAGAAGATCATGATATCtctttgaatttttttattaaaaacttATGAACTACGTCTCTTTTCATTTTATTACTTCATTATATACGAGATAAGCTCTTAACCACTTAATGATAAGCTTATATGTCAAAATGTATTTCAATAAAATTTTAGTTAAAATAAAAATTAGGGACCCTGTTTTATGATTTCGTGAAAGAAACGAAACGATGCACGTTTCAACGTTTCATATTATCATGATGTACAATTAGCCAAAATTGTGTAGCAAGTCCTTGGAAAATGACCAGGGGCTTATCTAATCATGCATATTCCAGGTCCAGGATGAGTTTAAGAACTTGTGGTGGCAGCAAATAAGTGGAAGCTTGCTCTTTACAATATGAAAAGCAAGTCTTGTCTTAAACATAATTCATTTAGGAGAAGACAAGTCCAACCAAGACACTTTGACAGTGAAATAACTTGTAGAACTTGTAGTCTTTTTTAGTTGAGTATATATATGTGGTTCTTGCAGAAATAGTCTATCCAGTAAAAATATAGGTAAGGTATGCTCTATAAGCTACATCTTAATCAGCATGCGATGTACAATAGTTCAAATGTTCGATTTCTCGTTTTGTTTATAATTTCGCCCTTGTGGCTCATTTGGATCAAAGAAAAATCTGTTTAATTTTTTTGAAAGAGTTGTCCACTACCAAAACTATAAACAGAGATAAATTTTGAAGGTTCTCAAAAACTAACGCCAAACATGACCTTAAAACTCCCAAACAAAAAAATGAAAGGGATCGATGGCCGTAATTTTGAAAGTTCTCAAAAACTAACGCCAAACATGACCTTAAAACTCCCAAACAAAAAAACAAAAGGGATCGATGGCAGTGAGTATAACCTCCGGAGACATATATGACTTTAAAAGAAAACAAGTATAGATTTTTATAAATACAATGAGTCGTGTTTATATTTACAATTTTGCCCTTAAAATATTCCGGTATAAAATATTACAACCTCAAGGAAAATTTGTCttacatatatattttattcaaatATCAATACAAAAATAAACCAAAAGTGAGTAAAAACCAAAAaagaaatatatattttattcaaacaacaaacacaaaaataaaacaaaagtgagtaaaaataaaatacaaggaAAGAGGTAAAATCAAAGACCAGCCAAGGTGTCGATTCATGACATTCTTGCAGGTACAATAACGAATCCGAGTGTTACTCaactcatctctctctctctctctctctctctctctctctctctctcatttatatatttatacACAAGAGTGTCCTGTAGTCCTGTACAGATCTTCTTGGTCCCCTTGGACAATACTCATTCATAATAATCCACTAATCTTAAATCTTAAAAcccattttattttattttattttattactcATCAGCCTTGTTTTATCAGTTACTCTTTTTTAACTCTTCTTGATTTGTTGTGATCAGTGAGAAAGTTTGAAGCTTTATTGATAAAGATTTCAAATTTGATTGTGGGGTTGCAAATTTTGAATTTGCATGATATGGGTTTTGTGTGAAATTGCCTAATTTGATGTGGGTTTTGTGAAAGATTTGATCTTGATTGAGTTTCGAGTATCGAAATGGTGGGTGTTTTTATATGAAGTTGTTGGGCCAATGGGCATTTTAGCTTTTAGGGTTATGATGATGAGTGTGTAATTTTGGGTTATAGTTGTGTGATTTGTGGTTTTTATTTATTGATAGTGTTTCGATTGTTTGATTATTCATTTGGAGCTAGGTGAAACAAATTTATGATTGATTGGGAAGTTTAGTTATTTAGTTGATAGAATAATTTTGTTGGATTGAAAATTCGAGATTTTGTTGATTCTTTGAGTTTCGCAATTTGGGGAAATGTCTGGTGGAACACCTACTGGAGGTGGATACATGAGGCAGAGACATAGCCAAGGATATACTTCTAGCGGCGATGATCTTGAGGATGATGCTTGTTCAAGGCCATCGACTCCTTTGGCACCCTCATTTCCGAGAACTAGGACATGGGTGGAAATTGTGGAAAATCTTCTTTGGCTTGCTTCTGCGGTTTTTATTGTTTACTATGGTGATCGGCGCTCCAACTTCATTTACCTTCTTTTGCATGATGATAGGATTAGAAGGTAATTAAATTTTCCAAGCTCGATCTTTCAATTGCTTGATGCTCTGTCAATATATTTTTTTCGTAGGTTACTATTTTTATGAATTGAATAATACATGTGTAGAATCTGCTGAAAAATGTATAGTGCAATGATAATTGAAGACCTGAGTTGCTTCATTTTGATAATCGTGAAGTCTGAGTATGGTATTTAAATTTTGGAAACTATAAGAAAGACGAGTGTGGACTATGACAGTTCTTAACAAAGCAAGTTTAACCTTGTAGTCTTTTGGTATGTGTCATGTAAAAAAGCTTGATTAGGATTTAGGAATTTTAAGCATATTACATATATATTGTTCACAGAATAGTTGGATGCGAGAATGACTGCTAAGAATTTTCATACTTTGAACACAGAAAATCGTAAAAGAAAGTGCCTTACAGTTTTCTGGTTTAGAAACACGCTGAGTACTTACATAAGGATCTGCAGATAATTGTGCTTCATCCATTAGTCTGTAAAATACTTGCAGCTTTACTAGAATATTTTAATGGACTTTAATTAAGTGTCTCCGTGTATATGATGAATTGGCACTTAAAGTTTTTCTGAATTGTTGTTGAGTGGTGAATGTATTTGTTACCTATAGTATGCCAAGATAGCATACTCTGTGTAGTAATTAGTCATGACACACTCCTTAGTAATGTTATATAACAGTTAGTAACATGGTACAATTATAgattaaaaattaatattgtgTTCATTGAAAGGTTCAGAACATTGGGACATGATGAAAACTTTAGTGCCCACGTACCTTGTAATATTATACATCAATTCGATTATGTGTCATTTAGATAAATAGATTGTGAGGGTGTTTGGTTCATGGTTAATGAGCCCGGTTAACAGGAATTGGAATCTCAATCCCATGTGTTGGTGTTTGGGCTAGTAATTTGGCTGTATGGAATGGGAACCCCGTTCTTTTTAGGTGGGTAAATCATACGCCATTCACATGCCTTTCATTCCCATTTCCAGCATCCATCCAAATGCCCCCAGCATGTGTTTGAGAACTTAATAAGGACAACTTAACTACTATTGTATACCATAGTACAACAACCCAATGTGGACTTGTCCTGACAACCCAATGTTGGTATACATTAATTGGTGACTTGTCCGAAATACACTACTGTTGACTTGTCCTTATAATGGTCTCAAGCACACATAATCGATGTGCTTTCTGCACCTTATTGTTCGACGTCTTTGTCGAGGCCACAAACAAATTAACATAACTCGGGCAGTGCCGATGCCCTTAGAGGGGGGGGGGGTAGAAGGTATGACAACCCAAGTCCACAACCGAAGGATCGAAAAACCCTCCACTTGTTATTACAAAAGGGCTAGCAACTTAAGTCTACATTGGTTGTTGACTTGTCTTTATAAAGTCATTCAAACATACTAATTTAACCAATATGGGATGTTACAAACACCCCACCCACCTTATTGATTCAACGTTGCTTTTGATCCTACAAACCCAATATGTGTACCAAAGTTGCTAGGACTGGCCTGCGATGGTTGTCGGGTTGGGTATACATTGGGTTGTGGACTTGGGTTGTTATGTACCTGACTCCACTCTTTCAATTGATGTGGATTAAGGCTGCTGTGAAACCCCATTTAGTCATTGACCACGTTTTGAAGGAGTCTGAGGTAGTTATCATTGACTATATGTTAAGATCGGTATCTTGAGCGCTTTGTTGCCAACATTTATAAAATACATGAGAGGCATGGAGCTTTGCAATAATCTCCTTTTTGATTTAATTGTTTGATtgtgttttatttattttctctGGAACTTAGAAATTGGTTTGTGGTTTAAGATCAAATGACTAGTCAACGAAAAGACATATGTGACTATTATCTGCCTGCAGCTTGTTTAACTTAGGGGAAAATAGGAAACCGTATATTTACAGGAATTCAAAGCATATTCACAAGGAAAACCTCAGTGCATAGTTGTGCAATACTTGTACTGTTGATTAAAGTCATGTAATGCAACTATGTTCAGTAGTTTCACAATGTCGTGGGAATGCAAAGCTTTGCTACTGTTTTTAGTAGTGTTGGCTCGGAATTGAATCCCAGTTTCTGCTTTTGACATTAAAACACCAATTGATTTTGTACGTTATTGGTTATTAATCTATTGTAGTTAATTTGTTGTCCATTAATGGGGTACATTTTTCATCTTAAGGCTCCTACTACCTAATTAATTTAATGAATGAGTATATGCGTGAGAATTTTTACTATACGAGCTATTATTAGTTGATAGGACTAACTATTACATAATTGTGTTTTATGCTTGTTTTTGCATGTATATGTTTACCTGTGAACTGAAGAGCCTCTTTTTGCTTGCAAGTTTATTTTCATTAATTTCCTCTTCATGTTCTTCATGCAGAATACCGTTATACCTTGGGATGTTGGGTGTCAGTTTGAACATTATTTTTTTCTTGTATACAAGCATGTTAATATGGGGTTTTAGAAAATCCAACGAGAAGTGGGAAATATCAAGTACAGCGGCTCTGCCTTTTATTACATTACTTGGGGCGATCTCATTTTGCTTGTAAGAGAAGTACAATGCTTTTCCCTTGTATTCTTCCCGTGTTGTCTTGTAAGACCTGTATTCTATTTTGAACTCTCTAAATATAATGCAGGTTCTGTTTTGCTTTGTGGCCGATATGGAGTTTCTTGACCCTGCCTCTAGTGGTAAATTACGTACTGTACACATGAATGCTTGTAAATTGTACACGTTTCCTTTGCAATGTGCCTTATCATTATTTTGCACTGCAGTTCTCGCTGTTCATGGCTGGCATGGTTATATTGCCATATTTTCTGCTTGGAACATTCAGACCACAAGCCGACACCCTGCGTATAGATTAAATTGTACTGGTTTAAGCCAAAGCGATATTATACCAGATAGAGATTTTTGATAGCATTGCTGCAGGATTGGAGCTTGTTCTCTGACATTTGACGCATGATAAGTGCCTGAGTACAAAATACAGACAAATTTGACGACCTGATTCAGTTTTGCTTTCAGATTATATCATTTGAAGAGTCATTAGTTTGGCAAAAAGAAATATGAAAATCTTGAATTAGAATAGCTGCAAATTCTTAGCTGAGAAATGGTTGTGTAAATGGTGTTTTAGTCCATTCACATTGCATGCCAATTTTTTTGGATGGTTTTGTACCAATATGATCTTTGTTGATATCCTCTTTGCTTGGAAATGATTTTTTTTACTTAATTATCTATAAGATGGAATGCAAATTGTGTACCAATTTTAGTTGTAAAAATTCTTTATCTTAACAGTATACAAAAGATTCTTTTTTTTTAATACATACATTAACTATAAAAATTTATAAGGAATGTGTTTAATATTTGATTTGTCAAAAAGAAAATTTAACATAATAATTAGTACATATGCAGAATGTATTTGAATCATAGTTGTATTTAGTACTAGTATTACatgtaaaatattatatttattgttaattaatattttcattttttaattcTTTAATTCTCAACTAGGTTGTTACCAGTGTCATTAACCATATGGAGTAATTCTGTGGTTAGATATCCAGATACACAACTTTATTTTTGATTAACCATACTTGCATTACAAATGATTATCTCCACGATTGATGAGCAATGCTATATAGCCCGAAAATGTTCTCAATGACTCGTGACGTTATTTCATTCACAAGGAGTTCATTTAATTAATGATGAAACAACAGCACTACGACAACTCAATATTTGAGAACGTTTTTGGGAACGCTTTCGAGGACTGTAACATTTTCACAATTAATTCAATGCCTGGAAAAAAAAAGTGTAAAGTGTCCAGTAATTTGTTCTTCCAGCACACACACTAGGTGGCCAATGCCATTTGATATCCAGACATCCTCCTTAATCATCCTTGTATTGCTGTATAGTCATTTGTCACTATTGACCCAAGTATCAGCACCCACAGTGCCCAGTACATGTGTGAAGCTAGCATGTAGCAATTTGTTTCAGTGTACAGCTCTTGCAGATCCTTTTCAGATACCTATTATGAAACAATGTGAAACAATGTGTTACATTGGATACATGAGGTGTCTGTGCATCTAAAGCACAAGCTCCAGCTTCGAGTCTCTTGCGAAATCAATGTATGATTTTCAATCAATGACGATTTTCCTTGCATTGCTACGCATGAGCAGAGCACGCAGAGAGAACAAGTGATATATATTTAGAAATTTATAACTAAATAAAACAGACTATAACCGAACACGATTGAATAACTCAATTGGTTATGAACAGTGTGCTAAGAATTAATGTTTGATACATATAACATTGACCATAATGGAAAGATTTCAAGGAAAGATAGCATACAAGTTCTAGTCAGAGTCATAACCCGCATATAATATTTATCTTATGTACGACGTAACTATTATTTAAGGAAATTCGTTTGTTATTCAATTATCCAACCTCTAAAAATGAGGTTATACCTTTATATTTATTTGTAGTCCTAAATTGATGATTATTTACAAATGGGTTTTTTGGGTTTTTACACAAATATTATATAATCATTACAACTAAGTCTTTTTAGATTTTTCTCTTTAATCTAAGATCCAACATATGTAATCATCGATTTAACTATTATTGGAACACGGTACATTTATATTTTTCGAATAAATTAAATTATTCAGTAAATTCTGTACAAAATTTGTTATTAGTTGTTGTCTAAACATAGGGTGCACGCTTTCTTTTCTTATTTTATAATTGTGCACGTCATTGACATTGTACACTAGAGTTCGAACTTCCGATCATACTCCCTTTTATACATTACTTTTTGACACCCTTTTCAATACTCATTTAAAACATAATTCCacaatattttttaaaacaaaaaaaaaatctaaataaaagtttcatgtttaaacttttattcaaaaaaaaatttgaaaaaaacaTTATCAAACCATACTTTATAGAAATttcgaaatacgtgcaaataaTAACCGTAGAATCGAACGGGACGGAGTAATTCATAAAGAGTTCGAAGGAAGGGCGTCATTGGACGTTTGTACTGGTATTTCTTTCAACACTGTCGAGATGTAGCTCGAATTCTATAGCAAATTTAGGGATCGATTTGTGTGAAATATAAGTTAACTGACACACAGGAACAAGATTCTCGAGAAACTGTAAATATCTAAGACAGAACGATTCAATCATAAAAGCAAGCGTGATCCAGTGCACCATCGATCAACAAAGTGATATATGGGGTGCAGCATTTGATCAAACATCGGTTGCAACAGAGGTTGATAGTCGATACACACTCCCCGTAATAACTGTGTAACTGTTGTGTTTAAATTCAACAAAATCAAATAACAAAATATTTGAAAGTTGTGTTTGCTCTTCTTCCTCGACATTATGATTCAGTATCATGACATAATTCTTACGGGGCAGTGACAAACAACACATCTTACAATATATTAAGC
The sequence above is drawn from the Apium graveolens cultivar Ventura chromosome 2, ASM990537v1, whole genome shotgun sequence genome and encodes:
- the LOC141708893 gene encoding uncharacterized protein LOC141708893, which produces MSGGTPTGGGYMRQRHSQGYTSSGDDLEDDACSRPSTPLAPSFPRTRTWVEIVENLLWLASAVFIVYYGDRRSNFIYLLLHDDRIRRIPLYLGMLGVSLNIIFFLYTSMLIWGFRKSNEKWEISSTAALPFITLLGAISFCLFCFALWPIWSFLTLPLVFSLFMAGMVILPYFLLGTFRPQADTLRID